The Brachyspira aalborgi genome has a segment encoding these proteins:
- a CDS encoding sugar ABC transporter ATP-binding protein, with product MIKLKNISKSFFGVTVLKDISVEIYPNEVHALLGENGAGKSTLMKILSGNYIPDSGEIEIKGKIIKKFTPAEAKKLGVCIIHQELSVIDELSIAENIYIGILPSKKGIVDYKKLEIGSKEILSKIGLELDINTPLKYLTTAQKQMIEIAKALALKSDLIIMDEPTTSLTSKEISKLFEVIEMLKSQNKYIVYISHRLEEIKQIGDRITVLRDGIKIISEVLNKNSKEELDKQMDKMVTYMVGREIVDDKILSKYEIDYTNKPVFTAKNITRKDYKVIDINIDIYPNEILGIAGLVGSGRTEFLESIYGLSPITEKGKIYLYGNEVKIKSPYDAIKLGMAFLSENRRESGIFQNFAVLQNIAIIKSLIESKLYSLIGFINRKKELEESLKYKKSVDIKCANINQNISELSGGNQQKVLISRWLSAKSNFFIFDEPTKGIDVGSKREIHNMMRELSENGIGILIVSSDLPELITVCDRIAVFSNGCISGILKNKEATEENIMKLAIS from the coding sequence ATGATTAAATTAAAAAATATCTCAAAAAGTTTTTTCGGCGTTACCGTGTTAAAAGATATTTCGGTTGAGATTTATCCTAATGAAGTTCATGCTTTATTAGGCGAAAACGGAGCGGGAAAATCTACTCTTATGAAAATATTATCGGGAAACTATATTCCAGATAGCGGAGAAATAGAGATAAAAGGAAAAATAATAAAAAAATTTACTCCAGCGGAAGCTAAAAAATTAGGCGTTTGCATTATACATCAGGAGCTTAGCGTTATTGATGAATTATCCATAGCCGAAAACATATATATAGGGATATTGCCGTCTAAAAAAGGAATAGTAGATTATAAAAAACTTGAAATAGGCTCTAAAGAAATATTATCTAAAATAGGTTTAGAATTAGATATTAATACGCCTCTTAAATATCTTACAACGGCTCAAAAACAGATGATAGAAATAGCGAAAGCGTTGGCTCTAAAATCTGATTTAATAATTATGGACGAACCTACGACTTCCTTGACTTCAAAAGAAATATCAAAACTTTTTGAAGTTATAGAAATGTTAAAATCTCAAAATAAATATATCGTCTATATTTCGCATAGATTAGAAGAGATAAAACAAATAGGAGACAGAATAACCGTATTAAGAGACGGAATAAAAATAATTAGCGAAGTTCTTAATAAAAATTCAAAAGAAGAATTAGATAAACAAATGGATAAAATGGTAACTTATATGGTTGGCAGAGAGATAGTAGACGATAAAATATTGTCTAAATACGAAATAGATTATACAAATAAACCCGTATTTACTGCTAAAAATATAACTAGAAAAGATTATAAAGTTATAGATATAAATATAGATATTTATCCTAATGAAATATTAGGAATTGCAGGATTAGTTGGAAGCGGAAGAACGGAATTTTTAGAATCTATTTATGGACTTTCCCCTATAACCGAAAAAGGTAAAATATATTTATACGGAAATGAAGTTAAAATAAAATCCCCTTATGATGCTATAAAATTAGGAATGGCTTTTTTAAGCGAAAATAGAAGAGAAAGCGGAATATTTCAGAACTTTGCAGTTTTGCAAAATATAGCGATTATAAAATCATTAATAGAAAGCAAGCTTTATTCTTTAATAGGATTTATAAATCGTAAAAAAGAATTGGAAGAAAGTTTAAAATATAAAAAATCCGTAGATATAAAATGCGCAAATATAAATCAAAATATATCCGAACTTTCAGGCGGAAATCAGCAAAAAGTTTTAATATCTAGATGGCTTTCGGCTAAATCTAACTTTTTTATATTTGACGAACCGACTAAAGGAATAGATGTAGGTTCAAAAAGAGAAATACATAATATGATGCGCGAATTATCTGAAAACGGAATAGGCATTTTAATAGTATCTTCCGATTTACCCGAGCTTATAACCGTATGCGATAGAATAGCAGTTTTTAGCAACGGATGTATTAGCGGAATATTGAAAAATAAAGAAGCTACGGAAGAAAATATAATGAAATTGGCAATATCTTAA
- a CDS encoding sugar ABC transporter ATP-binding protein, translating to MADIVFRAKNISKSFFGIPVLKNINLDMNKGEVHAILGENGAGKSTLIKIIGGIYECDSGELFLEGKRVVFNKAADAINNGIITIHQELNMCAHLTVMENLFLAREYRKNLLFLDKQKMREKAKEYLEKFSMENEIDSVIKKLPISKQQIVEIARAVSLSSKVLIMDEPTSSLSNRETDKLFEIINNLKSEGISIIYISHRLEELEYIADRITVLRDGNFIMSKEYKDTNMDEIISAMAGRTITDKYPKINVEIGETIFKAKNIICEPFFRDISFEVKKGEILGFAGLVGAGRTKIAKSLFGVFKIQKGEIFLNGNKIEVKNIKDAIKSGIVYIPEDRKHEGLALKMSIWQNDIMPNMNRFSNPIFIKIKKLFKSLIKLQEDLKIKMRNPKDKVQFLSGGNQQKVMIGKWILNNPFLFIFDEPTRGVDVNSKISIYNIINELKKSGHGIMVISSELPELLGICDRIVVVSSGRITGEVYPQKTTQEEILRYATINYDF from the coding sequence ATGGCTGATATAGTTTTTAGAGCTAAAAATATTTCAAAATCTTTTTTCGGAATTCCCGTTTTGAAAAATATTAATCTTGATATGAATAAAGGCGAAGTTCATGCAATTTTGGGAGAAAACGGAGCGGGAAAATCTACTCTTATAAAAATTATAGGAGGAATATACGAATGCGATAGCGGAGAATTATTTTTAGAAGGCAAAAGAGTTGTTTTTAATAAAGCCGCAGACGCTATAAATAACGGCATTATTACAATACATCAAGAATTAAATATGTGCGCTCATTTAACCGTAATGGAAAATCTTTTTCTTGCAAGAGAATATAGAAAAAATTTATTATTTTTAGACAAACAAAAAATGAGAGAAAAAGCAAAAGAATATTTAGAAAAATTCTCTATGGAAAATGAAATAGATTCGGTTATAAAGAAACTTCCTATTTCAAAACAGCAAATTGTAGAAATAGCGAGAGCGGTTTCATTATCGTCTAAAGTTTTAATAATGGACGAGCCGACATCTTCATTATCAAACAGAGAAACCGACAAACTTTTTGAAATAATAAATAATCTAAAATCTGAAGGAATATCAATAATATACATATCGCATAGACTTGAAGAATTGGAATATATAGCGGATAGAATAACCGTATTGAGAGACGGAAATTTTATAATGAGCAAAGAATATAAAGACACTAATATGGACGAGATTATTTCGGCTATGGCTGGAAGAACTATAACGGACAAATATCCTAAAATAAATGTTGAAATTGGAGAGACGATTTTTAAAGCGAAAAATATTATTTGCGAACCGTTTTTTAGAGATATAAGTTTTGAAGTTAAAAAAGGCGAGATATTAGGATTCGCTGGTTTAGTCGGAGCTGGCAGAACCAAAATAGCAAAGTCGCTCTTTGGCGTATTTAAAATACAAAAGGGAGAAATATTTTTAAACGGCAATAAAATTGAAGTTAAAAATATAAAAGACGCTATAAAAAGCGGAATAGTTTATATTCCCGAAGACAGAAAGCATGAAGGATTAGCTTTAAAAATGAGCATTTGGCAAAACGATATAATGCCTAATATGAATCGGTTTTCAAATCCTATTTTTATTAAAATTAAAAAATTATTTAAATCTTTAATAAAACTTCAAGAAGATTTAAAAATAAAAATGAGAAATCCAAAAGATAAAGTTCAATTTTTAAGCGGCGGAAATCAACAAAAAGTTATGATAGGAAAATGGATATTAAATAATCCGTTTTTATTTATTTTTGACGAGCCGACAAGAGGAGTAGATGTAAACTCTAAAATAAGCATTTACAATATTATAAACGAACTTAAAAAATCTGGACATGGAATAATGGTAATATCTTCCGAACTTCCCGAATTATTAGGAATATGCGATAGAATTGTCGTAGTTTCAAGCGGTAGAATTACGGGAGAAGTTTATCCTCAAAAAACGACTCAAGAAGAGATATTAAGATATGCGACTATAAATTATGATTTTTAA
- a CDS encoding PTS ascorbate transporter subunit IIC, producing MLENILGIMKDIIIQPALILGLISFIGLVALKKPAHLIMQGTLGPILGYIMMSAGSAIIVSNLDPLSKLVEAGFKIKGVVPNNEAVVAVAQQTLGMSTMLILVLGYIFNIIIAGLTKYKYIFLTGHHSFFMACLFSAVLSALGFEGVILVVLGGFFLGAWSALSPAIGQKITNEVTDRGEIAMGHFGSIGYYLAGFIAEKVGNKNNGTEDIKIPESLGFLRDTTISTAIIMLIFYLVPTFAAGMEFASTLSNGTNPVVFAIMCALQFAIGVNIVYSGVRMIVRDLVPAFQGVSEKIIKDAVPAVDCAVFFTFAQNAVVIGFISSFIAGVISLFIMGAIGWVLIIPGLVPHFFCGGTAGVYASKKGGIRGCIIGSFINGILISFLPALLLPVLGNLGFANTTFGDADFALLGIIIGKVGSSAGEIGVYVIAAVFLFILIVPNFIKTKSNVINND from the coding sequence ATGTTAGAAAATATTTTAGGTATTATGAAAGATATTATTATACAACCAGCTTTAATATTGGGGTTAATATCTTTCATAGGACTAGTGGCTTTAAAAAAGCCAGCACATTTAATAATGCAAGGAACTTTGGGACCTATTTTAGGATATATTATGATGAGCGCAGGCTCTGCCATAATAGTATCGAATTTAGACCCTTTAAGCAAATTAGTAGAAGCGGGATTTAAAATTAAGGGAGTAGTTCCTAATAACGAGGCTGTTGTCGCAGTAGCTCAGCAAACTTTAGGAATGTCAACGATGCTTATTTTGGTATTGGGTTATATATTTAATATTATAATAGCTGGGCTTACAAAATATAAATATATATTCTTAACAGGGCATCACAGCTTTTTTATGGCTTGTTTATTTTCCGCCGTTTTAAGCGCGTTAGGTTTTGAAGGAGTTATTTTAGTAGTATTAGGAGGTTTCTTTTTAGGAGCTTGGAGCGCTTTATCTCCAGCAATAGGACAAAAAATAACCAACGAAGTTACCGACAGAGGCGAGATAGCTATGGGGCATTTTGGAAGTATAGGTTATTATTTAGCGGGATTTATTGCAGAAAAAGTAGGAAATAAAAATAACGGGACGGAAGATATAAAAATTCCCGAGTCTTTAGGCTTTTTAAGAGACACCACAATATCAACCGCTATAATAATGCTTATATTTTATTTAGTTCCGACTTTTGCAGCTGGAATGGAATTTGCATCTACGCTATCAAACGGAACAAATCCCGTTGTTTTTGCAATAATGTGCGCTTTGCAATTTGCCATAGGAGTTAATATAGTTTATTCTGGCGTTAGAATGATAGTAAGAGATTTAGTGCCAGCTTTTCAAGGCGTTTCAGAAAAAATTATAAAAGATGCAGTGCCTGCCGTAGATTGCGCGGTATTTTTTACATTCGCTCAAAATGCGGTAGTTATAGGATTTATCAGCAGTTTTATAGCTGGAGTTATTTCGTTATTTATAATGGGAGCTATAGGGTGGGTTTTAATTATACCTGGATTAGTGCCACACTTCTTTTGTGGAGGAACGGCTGGAGTTTATGCAAGTAAAAAAGGTGGTATTAGAGGTTGCATAATAGGTTCTTTTATCAATGGTATTTTAATATCTTTCTTGCCCGCATTACTGCTACCCGTTTTAGGAAATTTGGGATTTGCAAATACTACTTTCGGAGATGCCGATTTTGCTCTTTTAGGCATTATAATAGGCAAAGTTGGAAGCAGTGCGGGAGAAATAGGCGTATATGTTATAGCCGCCGTATTTTTGTTTATATTGATTGTTCCTAATTTTATAAAAACAAAAAGCAATGTAATAAATAACGATTAG
- a CDS encoding ABC transporter permease → MRKIFNYINNNDQLKQLISIMIVLIVMIIVFSISSQYFFTKNNLLTIALQSSIIAIISIGQTLVLITGGIDLSLGSVIGLSGMVSSLFMVDGMSIPMAIILGCLIATSVGLINGLLIVYGKLPPFVVTLGTMSIVKGINLLLTNGIPVSGLPKEFLIVSGNSLLGLSIPVWIMLLLTFLFHYMLTKTPLGLHIYASGSNIQAAKLSGINTNITILLVYIFSALLASIAGIVFASRVLSGQPTAGSGYELYAVASSVIGGTSLSGGEGIIAGTLVGSLIIGTLRNGLNLMGVSAFLQEVMIGCVIIAAVFIDKIKENFRK, encoded by the coding sequence ATGCGAAAAATTTTTAATTATATAAATAATAACGACCAATTAAAACAATTAATTTCAATTATGATAGTATTGATAGTTATGATAATAGTTTTTTCTATATCATCTCAATACTTCTTTACTAAAAATAATTTACTCACAATAGCTTTACAATCTTCAATAATAGCGATAATTTCAATAGGACAGACTCTAGTTCTAATTACTGGCGGAATAGATTTGTCTTTAGGTTCTGTAATAGGATTATCTGGTATGGTAAGTTCTCTTTTTATGGTTGATGGAATGTCGATTCCTATGGCGATTATTTTAGGTTGTTTAATTGCAACTTCTGTTGGTTTAATTAACGGGCTTTTAATAGTTTACGGTAAACTGCCTCCGTTTGTTGTAACTTTAGGAACTATGAGCATTGTAAAAGGAATTAATCTTTTATTAACTAACGGAATTCCCGTTTCTGGTTTGCCTAAAGAATTTTTAATTGTTTCAGGAAATTCATTGCTTGGTTTATCTATACCCGTATGGATTATGCTTTTATTGACATTTCTTTTTCATTATATGTTAACAAAAACGCCTTTAGGACTTCATATTTATGCTTCGGGTTCAAATATACAAGCGGCTAAATTATCGGGAATTAATACAAATATTACTATATTATTAGTATATATATTTTCCGCTTTATTAGCTTCGATAGCGGGAATAGTATTTGCTTCGAGAGTTTTATCAGGACAGCCAACAGCGGGTTCAGGATACGAATTATATGCAGTAGCTTCTTCCGTAATTGGAGGAACAAGTTTAAGCGGAGGAGAAGGAATAATTGCAGGGACATTAGTCGGTTCTTTAATAATAGGCACTTTAAGAAACGGTTTAAATTTAATGGGAGTATCGGCATTTTTACAAGAGGTTATGATAGGTTGTGTTATAATAGCGGCTGTTTTTATTGATAAGATAAAAGAAAATTTTAGGAAATAA
- the alsE gene encoding D-allulose 6-phosphate 3-epimerase gives MNLNLSPSLMCMNLKTFADDIKFLDNKIDSYHIDIMDGHYVKNITLSSWFISQIRKISKTKISTHLMMTNPEDFIIDCINAGSDTICLHTDVIEKQAFRLINIVKDRRKEFGIVLNPATIIEVIKPYIHLLDKITVMTVDPGFAGQKFISEAVEKIKELSNIKREKGYKYKIEVDGSCNKNTWKTLYDAGTEIYIVGSSGLFGLDSNVEKAWDKMQNEINIAIGN, from the coding sequence ATGAATTTAAACTTATCGCCGTCTCTTATGTGTATGAACTTAAAAACATTTGCTGACGATATAAAATTTTTAGATAATAAAATAGATTCTTATCATATAGATATTATGGACGGGCATTATGTAAAAAATATAACCCTTTCTTCATGGTTTATTTCGCAAATCAGAAAAATATCTAAAACTAAAATTTCAACTCATTTAATGATGACAAACCCTGAAGATTTTATTATTGATTGCATAAATGCGGGAAGCGACACTATTTGTTTGCATACGGATGTGATAGAAAAGCAGGCGTTTAGATTAATAAATATAGTTAAAGATAGGAGAAAAGAATTTGGAATAGTTTTAAATCCCGCTACTATAATAGAAGTTATAAAACCATATATACATTTACTTGATAAAATAACTGTTATGACTGTAGACCCTGGATTTGCAGGACAAAAATTTATATCGGAAGCGGTTGAAAAAATTAAAGAGTTATCCAATATCAAAAGAGAAAAAGGCTATAAATATAAAATAGAAGTTGACGGTTCTTGTAATAAAAACACATGGAAAACTCTATACGATGCGGGAACTGAAATTTATATAGTTGGCTCTTCTGGTTTATTCGGATTAGATTCAAATGTTGAAAAGGCTTGGGATAAAATGCAAAATGAAATTAATATTGCCATAGGAAATTAA
- the rpiB gene encoding ribose 5-phosphate isomerase B: MKIAIGSDHIGIDMKKEIVNYLLELGHEVKDFGAYSKERTDYPIYGKKVADEIASGRYEGGVLICGTGIGISLAANKVRGIRAAVCSEPYSAKLSKEHNNSNIVAFGARVVGLDLAKMIVKEWLDAKYEGGRHSNRINMISKIENGEDII; the protein is encoded by the coding sequence ATGAAAATAGCTATCGGTTCGGACCATATCGGAATTGATATGAAAAAAGAAATCGTTAATTATTTGCTGGAATTAGGGCATGAAGTTAAAGATTTTGGCGCTTATTCCAAAGAAAGAACGGATTATCCTATATACGGTAAAAAGGTTGCGGATGAAATCGCCTCTGGAAGATATGAAGGAGGCGTTCTAATCTGCGGAACGGGAATAGGAATATCTTTAGCGGCAAATAAAGTTAGAGGCATAAGAGCCGCCGTATGTAGCGAGCCTTATTCGGCTAAACTTTCAAAAGAGCATAATAATTCTAATATAGTAGCTTTCGGAGCGAGAGTAGTAGGATTGGATTTGGCTAAAATGATTGTAAAAGAATGGCTTGATGCAAAATATGAAGGAGGCAGACATTCTAACAGAATTAATATGATTTCAAAAATAGAAAACGGAGAGGATATTATTTAA
- a CDS encoding PTS sugar transporter subunit IIB → MGLFGNKEKQKANNDKNIKTISIITICGNGLGSSLMLATNIKKLCEEAGIKNVNVEAKDFSGAKQSEADLYVSVEEFTSQLNVDSSKIIAVKNYHKKSDLKDSKLLEAINNLRNDN, encoded by the coding sequence ATGGGCTTATTTGGAAATAAAGAAAAACAAAAAGCAAATAACGATAAAAATATAAAAACTATATCCATTATAACTATCTGCGGAAACGGACTTGGAAGCAGTTTAATGCTTGCCACAAACATCAAAAAATTATGCGAGGAAGCTGGTATAAAAAATGTGAATGTGGAAGCTAAAGATTTTAGCGGGGCAAAACAAAGCGAAGCAGATTTATATGTTTCCGTTGAAGAATTTACATCTCAACTAAATGTAGATTCTTCTAAAATAATCGCCGTTAAAAATTATCATAAGAAAAGTGATTTAAAAGATTCTAAATTATTGGAAGCTATAAATAATTTAAGAAACGATAACTAA
- the alsB gene encoding D-allose transporter substrate-binding protein yields the protein MKQFIISTIMVSLLIIGCSGSGNGDAKNVSASNSEKYLMIIKTLSSPFWINLKNGIEEEANRLKVNVTVLAGNSEDDIQGQLRLFEENIGKDYAGIGFAPISPVNLISAVSLAYSRGIYLVNVDEKINMEQLKANKANVEGFVNTDNFKVGASAAKFIVEQIKSGDVIIIEGKAGTTSGEDRRTGAASVFTNTSGINLVASQPADWDRTRALDVTSSLLQRYPNIKAIYCCNDTMALGAQQAVENIQKQNSIIVVGTDGTPEAFQSIKEGRLKATMEQDSKQIGAQGLRLLVEAVQQNKGLISVDAEPKVIGLEAILVTQDNVEERIQNNK from the coding sequence ATGAAACAATTTATTATTTCTACCATTATGGTATCACTACTAATCATAGGATGTTCTGGAAGCGGAAACGGAGACGCTAAAAATGTGTCCGCATCGAATTCTGAAAAATATCTTATGATAATAAAAACCTTAAGCAGTCCGTTTTGGATTAATTTAAAAAACGGCATCGAAGAAGAAGCTAATAGGCTCAAAGTAAATGTGACAGTTCTTGCGGGAAATTCTGAAGACGATATTCAAGGACAGTTAAGATTATTTGAAGAGAATATCGGCAAAGATTATGCGGGAATAGGATTCGCTCCTATTTCGCCTGTTAATTTAATATCCGCAGTTTCTCTGGCTTATTCTAGAGGCATTTATTTGGTAAATGTTGATGAAAAAATTAATATGGAGCAGCTAAAAGCAAATAAGGCTAATGTCGAAGGATTCGTAAATACCGATAACTTCAAGGTTGGGGCATCCGCCGCTAAATTTATAGTAGAACAAATAAAAAGCGGAGATGTCATTATTATAGAAGGAAAAGCGGGAACTACTTCAGGAGAAGATAGAAGAACTGGAGCTGCAAGCGTGTTTACAAATACTTCAGGAATTAATTTAGTTGCCTCTCAACCTGCCGACTGGGACAGAACGAGAGCATTGGATGTGACATCTTCATTACTTCAAAGATATCCTAATATTAAAGCTATATATTGCTGTAACGATACTATGGCTTTGGGAGCTCAGCAGGCAGTTGAAAATATTCAAAAACAAAATTCTATAATAGTTGTTGGAACTGACGGAACTCCAGAGGCTTTTCAAAGTATTAAAGAAGGCAGACTAAAAGCTACTATGGAACAGGATTCTAAACAAATAGGCGCTCAAGGTTTAAGATTGCTTGTTGAAGCCGTTCAGCAGAATAAAGGACTTATATCCGTAGACGCTGAACCAAAAGTTATAGGATTAGAAGCTATATTGGTTACGCAAGATAATGTTGAAGAGAGAATACAGAATAATAAATAA
- the alsC gene encoding D-allose ABC transporter permease gives MKNFNKFWTKYGILMILVSLVIILGILSPNYFLTKSNLIQVFLQSSITIVVACGEFFTILIAGIDLSVGSIMALVGIIAGKLLITGINPIVVILISLILGIMLGLINGFLVNKTGLHPFIITLGTQSIFRGITLIISDARSVFGFPIAFNQGLAGYLGPIPIPVIIALSLSGILAFFTNYCKAGRNIYALGGNKTSAWYSGINVSLYTLIVFMISGFCSGLGGILTTARLGAAEPLTGVGFESTAIAATIIGGTSFFGGKGKISGVIVGGLIIGVIGNGMNILSISAFYQQIVMGSLIIVSVFFDRLVGLLKSNK, from the coding sequence ATGAAAAACTTTAATAAATTTTGGACAAAATACGGAATATTAATGATACTTGTATCACTTGTAATAATATTGGGTATATTATCGCCGAATTATTTTTTAACTAAAAGCAATTTGATACAAGTATTTTTGCAAAGTTCTATAACAATTGTGGTAGCATGCGGAGAATTCTTTACTATATTAATAGCGGGAATAGATTTGTCAGTCGGCTCTATAATGGCTTTGGTTGGAATAATAGCTGGCAAACTTCTAATAACGGGCATAAATCCTATTGTCGTAATCTTAATATCTTTAATTTTAGGCATAATGCTCGGTTTAATTAACGGGTTTTTGGTAAATAAAACGGGCTTACATCCTTTTATAATAACGCTTGGAACTCAATCCATATTTAGAGGAATAACTTTAATAATATCCGATGCCAGAAGCGTTTTTGGTTTTCCTATAGCCTTTAATCAGGGACTTGCGGGTTATTTAGGACCTATTCCGATTCCTGTTATTATAGCCTTATCTCTATCTGGTATTTTGGCTTTTTTCACTAATTACTGCAAGGCTGGACGGAATATTTACGCTTTAGGAGGCAATAAAACATCCGCATGGTATTCTGGGATTAATGTTAGTTTATATACTTTAATCGTATTTATGATATCTGGATTCTGCTCGGGCTTGGGAGGGATATTAACGACTGCAAGATTAGGAGCGGCTGAACCGTTAACAGGCGTAGGTTTTGAATCTACCGCTATTGCAGCTACAATAATAGGAGGAACAAGCTTTTTTGGAGGAAAAGGAAAAATATCTGGAGTCATAGTCGGAGGATTGATAATAGGAGTTATTGGAAACGGAATGAATATTTTAAGCATATCGGCATTTTATCAGCAGATAGTTATGGGAAGTTTGATTATAGTGTCGGTATTTTTTGATAGATTAGTCGGACTATTAAAGTCTAATAAATAA
- the alsK gene encoding allose kinase: MYILGIDIGGTFTRTGFIDSNYNVYNFRKIETKEVISDNYGIDKFLNMIDVVIKESQLFDKSFESLKAISIGVPATINKEKNKIISATYLHSLENVDLVEVIKSKFGNIEVFLEKDVNFLLYKDMYDMQLYNYPIVCGVYFGTGIGNSIYINNEFISGKHGTAGELGHIPVYGNDRVCGCGNIGCIESKASGKALQYINDEKYKNNDISEIFKHYNEDKELKDFIDVLSMAVATEVNILDPDIFIFGGGLQDMNNFPRKELEENIYKHSRKPYPGKDITILYTGNTQNSGVIGGGIYAFDKLKNNKIANNKLK; this comes from the coding sequence ATGTATATTTTAGGAATAGATATAGGCGGAACTTTTACCAGAACAGGTTTTATAGATTCTAATTATAATGTATATAATTTTAGAAAAATAGAAACGAAAGAAGTTATATCTGATAATTATGGCATAGATAAATTTTTAAATATGATAGATGTTGTAATAAAAGAAAGCCAATTATTTGATAAATCTTTTGAATCTTTAAAAGCTATATCTATAGGAGTTCCTGCAACGATTAATAAAGAAAAAAATAAAATAATATCCGCCACATATTTGCATTCTTTAGAAAATGTTGATTTAGTTGAAGTTATTAAATCAAAATTCGGCAATATTGAAGTGTTTTTAGAAAAAGATGTGAATTTTTTATTATATAAAGATATGTATGATATGCAATTATATAATTATCCTATAGTTTGCGGAGTTTATTTTGGAACTGGAATAGGAAATTCAATTTATATAAATAATGAATTTATATCTGGAAAACATGGAACGGCAGGAGAATTAGGACATATACCCGTTTACGGAAACGATAGAGTATGCGGTTGCGGAAATATAGGATGCATAGAATCAAAGGCGAGCGGAAAAGCTTTGCAGTATATAAACGATGAAAAATATAAGAATAATGATATATCAGAAATTTTTAAGCATTATAACGAAGATAAAGAACTTAAAGATTTTATAGATGTTCTATCAATGGCTGTGGCTACGGAAGTTAATATATTAGACCCCGATATATTTATATTTGGAGGAGGACTTCAAGATATGAATAATTTTCCAAGAAAGGAATTAGAAGAAAATATATATAAGCATTCTAGAAAACCTTATCCTGGCAAAGATATTACAATATTATATACGGGAAATACGCAAAATAGCGGAGTTATCGGAGGCGGAATATACGCTTTCGATAAATTAAAAAATAATAAAATAGCAAATAATAAATTAAAATAA